The following are from one region of the Gammaproteobacteria bacterium genome:
- the rplA gene encoding 50S ribosomal protein L1 has product MTTNRTPKISKRRQAINKLIDFTKQYQPLEAFALLSKCPTAKFKKGESVDVAIRLGVDAKKSEQMVRGATVLPNGTGRDVRVAVFAQGANADKAKAAGADIVGFEDLAETIKQGKMDFDVVIATPDAMRIVGQLGQVLGPRGLMPNPKVGTVTPDVETAVKNAKSGQVRYRIDKAGIIHCSIGKVTFTPEQLKQNLDTLIADLIKAKPSMAKGIYLRKVTVTTTMGPGLVLDTASLA; this is encoded by the coding sequence ATGACTACAAATAGAACTCCAAAAATTAGTAAACGTCGTCAGGCAATTAATAAGCTCATCGATTTTACAAAACAGTATCAACCACTGGAAGCTTTTGCGCTATTGTCAAAATGTCCTACTGCGAAATTTAAGAAGGGCGAAAGTGTTGACGTAGCGATTCGGTTGGGTGTTGATGCGAAAAAATCTGAACAGATGGTTCGTGGTGCGACGGTTCTTCCGAATGGTACTGGACGTGATGTGAGAGTGGCAGTATTTGCTCAAGGAGCAAATGCAGATAAGGCTAAAGCGGCTGGAGCAGATATTGTTGGATTTGAAGATCTGGCTGAAACGATTAAACAAGGTAAGATGGACTTTGACGTTGTTATTGCAACACCTGATGCCATGCGTATTGTGGGTCAGTTGGGTCAAGTATTAGGTCCACGTGGTTTAATGCCTAATCCAAAAGTCGGCACTGTTACACCTGATGTTGAAACAGCTGTCAAGAATGCTAAATCCGGTCAAGTTCGTTATCGAATTGACAAAGCGGGTATTATTCATTGTTCAATTGGTAAAGTTACGTTCACACCAGAACAGTTGAAGCAAAATCTTGATACATTGATTGCAGATTTGATTAAAGCGAAGCCAAGCATGGCTAAAGGTATTTACTTACGTAAAGTCACTGTTACGACCACGATGGGTCCCGGACTTGTTTTAGATACTGCTTCGCTAGCGTAG
- the rplK gene encoding 50S ribosomal protein L11: MAKKVTAYIKLQVKGGMANPSPPVGPALGQHGVNIMGFCKDFNAQTQNQHGITLPVIITVYADKSITFVIKEPPNTYFIKKELGIEKGSAIPQTDKVGKLTQEQLRKIAQAKMPDLNAGSIEAAMKIIAGSARSMGVDVEGGKQ; the protein is encoded by the coding sequence ATGGCAAAGAAAGTGACGGCTTATATTAAGCTGCAAGTCAAAGGCGGCATGGCAAACCCAAGCCCACCTGTAGGTCCTGCTCTGGGACAACATGGTGTAAACATTATGGGTTTCTGCAAAGATTTTAATGCGCAAACGCAAAATCAGCACGGTATTACATTACCTGTTATTATTACGGTTTATGCGGATAAAAGTATTACTTTTGTCATTAAAGAGCCACCCAATACTTATTTTATCAAGAAAGAGTTGGGAATTGAGAAGGGTAGTGCTATTCCACAAACCGATAAGGTTGGAAAGCTCACTCAAGAGCAGTTGAGAAAAATTGCTCAAGCTAAAATGCCAGATTTGAACGCAGGTAGTATCGAAGCTGCGATGAAAATTATTGCGGGTTCAGCGCGAAGCATGGGTGTCGACGTTGAAGGAGGTAAACAATAA